In one window of Coralliovum pocilloporae DNA:
- a CDS encoding trimethylamine methyltransferase family protein: MEGGSSRKRGRRRAASAPLEQEQLAPIAGRLSPLSPDDLGRIDEASRNILTSIGLSDAPDPVHDAVTARGGKLTETGRLTFPLSLIEEALSGLRRNITLYGRTSRHDLVLTDARAHAGSGGASPMIVDRLDGTYRPALLADLYDAARLVDSLENIRFFSRSMIAGDMTTAYDLDINTAYAALSGTSKHVMTSVSTVAHVRDIARICALVAGSADAFKARPFLSLNINHVVPPLRFDTNAAASLMEAARLGLPVMVNTFGQMGASSPVTMAGCLAQTNAETLAGMIIAWLANPDCLAVYGARPMITDLRSGGMAGGSGEQAILTAAATQMARFYTLPNSTIAGATDSKIADAQAGYEKSLSVTMAVQAGANLVTQAAGTQAGLMATSFEAYIIDNDMLGAILRSAVPVEVNNSTLDLDVIAQTVSGDGHFLGHPETYARMKSDFIYPDHADRQAPEAWLASGSPTINSAARQRVETVLETHFPTHIPPDVDKVLRAEFPIRLPRNRMGQL; encoded by the coding sequence ATGGAGGGAGGATCATCGCGTAAACGTGGTCGTCGCCGGGCGGCTTCTGCACCCTTAGAACAAGAACAGCTGGCTCCAATTGCCGGGCGATTGTCGCCGCTTTCACCTGACGATTTGGGGCGGATCGATGAGGCCTCTCGCAACATCCTTACGTCTATCGGCCTGAGTGATGCACCGGACCCGGTTCATGATGCCGTGACAGCACGTGGCGGCAAGCTGACAGAAACCGGTCGGCTCACCTTCCCTCTCAGTCTGATCGAAGAGGCCCTGTCAGGGCTCAGACGGAATATCACGCTTTACGGGCGCACATCCCGACATGATCTGGTGCTGACAGACGCCAGGGCGCACGCCGGTTCAGGCGGGGCCTCGCCGATGATTGTCGACCGGCTTGATGGCACCTATCGCCCTGCTCTGCTGGCAGACCTTTATGATGCTGCAAGACTGGTCGACAGTCTTGAGAATATCCGCTTTTTCTCGCGCTCCATGATTGCCGGGGATATGACCACCGCTTACGATCTGGATATCAACACGGCCTATGCGGCGCTGTCCGGCACGTCAAAACATGTGATGACAAGTGTCAGCACTGTTGCCCATGTACGGGATATCGCGCGCATCTGTGCTCTTGTGGCCGGATCCGCTGACGCCTTCAAGGCGCGACCGTTCCTGTCACTCAATATCAATCACGTGGTTCCCCCTCTGCGCTTTGATACTAACGCTGCAGCCTCGCTCATGGAGGCTGCACGACTGGGCTTGCCGGTCATGGTCAACACATTCGGGCAGATGGGCGCATCCAGCCCGGTGACCATGGCAGGTTGTCTGGCCCAGACCAACGCCGAAACCCTGGCGGGGATGATCATCGCCTGGCTGGCCAACCCGGACTGTCTGGCGGTCTATGGCGCAAGGCCGATGATCACGGACCTCCGGTCCGGAGGCATGGCCGGGGGCAGCGGTGAACAGGCCATTCTGACGGCAGCGGCAACCCAGATGGCCCGTTTCTACACTCTGCCCAATTCGACGATTGCAGGGGCAACGGACAGCAAGATTGCCGATGCGCAGGCGGGCTATGAAAAATCCCTGTCAGTCACCATGGCTGTTCAGGCCGGGGCCAATCTGGTTACCCAGGCCGCAGGCACTCAGGCGGGTCTCATGGCCACGTCTTTTGAGGCCTATATCATCGACAATGACATGTTGGGGGCAATTCTGAGATCTGCCGTCCCTGTTGAGGTGAACAACAGCACACTCGATCTGGACGTGATCGCGCAGACCGTGAGTGGAGACGGCCATTTTCTCGGGCACCCGGAAACCTATGCCCGCATGAAATCGGATTTCATCTATCCGGACCATGCGGACCGACAAGCGCCGGAGGCGTGGCTTGCCAGTGGATCGCCAACCATCAACAGCGCGGCCAGACAGCGGGTTGAAACGGTGCTGGAGACACACTTTCCAACCCATATTCCGCCAGATGTGGACAAGGTTCTGCGGGCGGAATTCCCGATCAGACTTCCCAGAAACAGGATGGGGCAATTATGA
- a CDS encoding MurR/RpiR family transcriptional regulator, with product MPEQSQTVSELIQASFDSLTRAERQLANSLLENYPVSGLSSITAVADNAKVSTPTVARMVQKLGFKGFPEFQARLRDELEETISNPISKHDRWFEDAPDTHIINRFAEAVSQNLRQTLGQLDMKDFDTACALLSDEERTVHVVGGRITRALADYFFTHMQVVRPNVTLIASNSNAWPHYVLNMKAGDVLVMFDIRRYEHDIMALAEMARGLGVEVILFTDQWGSPAAKFATSKFNIRIEAPSAWDSSVVILFLVEAMISAVQTQTWDDTRDRMNQLEDLFNQTRLFRKFI from the coding sequence TTGCCGGAACAATCGCAGACCGTATCGGAACTCATTCAGGCCAGCTTTGACAGCCTGACCCGGGCGGAACGGCAATTGGCCAATTCCCTTTTGGAAAACTATCCGGTTTCCGGCCTCAGCAGTATTACGGCGGTGGCAGACAATGCCAAGGTGTCCACGCCGACCGTCGCCCGCATGGTGCAGAAGCTGGGCTTCAAGGGCTTTCCCGAGTTTCAGGCCCGGCTCCGCGATGAGCTGGAAGAGACAATCTCTAACCCGATCAGCAAGCATGACCGCTGGTTTGAAGATGCCCCTGACACCCACATCATCAACCGCTTTGCTGAAGCTGTATCGCAGAACCTGCGCCAGACACTTGGCCAGCTCGATATGAAGGACTTTGATACGGCCTGCGCACTCCTTTCTGACGAAGAGCGCACGGTCCATGTGGTTGGCGGGCGCATTACGCGGGCTCTCGCGGATTATTTCTTCACCCACATGCAGGTTGTTCGCCCTAATGTGACGCTGATTGCCTCAAACTCAAACGCCTGGCCGCACTATGTCTTGAACATGAAGGCCGGTGATGTACTGGTGATGTTCGACATCCGCCGTTATGAGCACGACATCATGGCACTGGCGGAAATGGCGCGCGGTCTCGGGGTCGAGGTGATCCTGTTTACCGACCAGTGGGGATCACCTGCCGCGAAGTTCGCAACCTCCAAGTTCAATATCCGCATCGAAGCCCCGTCCGCCTGGGATTCCTCCGTCGTCATCCTGTTCCTGGTGGAAGCCATGATTTCTGCCGTCCAGACCCAGACCTGGGACGACACCCGTGACCGCATGAACCAGCTTGAAGACCTGTTCAACCAGACGCGGCTGTTCCGGAAATTTATTTGA
- a CDS encoding glutathione S-transferase family protein yields the protein MKLIIGNRNYSSWSFRAWLGLTMGGVAFETELRPFDEENDFRDYLAFSPTGKVPVLQDQGRTVWESLAILEYAAETHPEKPFWPEDADARTYARCIAHEMHAGFSGIRNECPMNMRRAPGDLVVSEAVRKDVARIETILDNCLQTYGGPFLFGPFSIADAMYAPVVNRLEIYRLSTHPAVERYTQAMKALPAWQDWVEKGCAEPWVVAMDEV from the coding sequence ATGAAACTGATTATTGGCAACCGCAACTATTCGTCCTGGTCCTTCCGTGCCTGGTTGGGCCTGACCATGGGCGGCGTGGCGTTTGAAACCGAGTTGCGTCCGTTTGATGAAGAAAACGACTTTCGTGACTATCTGGCGTTTTCACCGACGGGTAAGGTCCCGGTCCTTCAGGATCAGGGGCGGACGGTATGGGAATCTCTGGCCATTCTTGAATATGCCGCCGAAACGCACCCCGAAAAACCCTTCTGGCCGGAGGATGCTGACGCGCGAACATACGCGCGCTGCATTGCTCATGAAATGCATGCGGGCTTTTCTGGTATCCGCAACGAATGCCCTATGAACATGCGTCGCGCTCCGGGTGATCTTGTGGTCTCAGAGGCTGTGCGCAAGGATGTGGCACGGATTGAGACAATCTTGGACAATTGTCTGCAAACTTATGGCGGGCCGTTTCTGTTCGGCCCGTTCTCTATAGCTGATGCGATGTATGCGCCGGTGGTCAACCGCCTTGAGATCTATCGCCTCAGCACCCATCCTGCTGTCGAGCGCTACACGCAGGCGATGAAGGCTTTGCCTGCCTGGCAGGACTGGGTGGAGAAGGGCTGTGCAGAGCCGTGGGTGGTGGCGATGGATGAGGTGTGA
- the speB gene encoding agmatinase, whose product MSHGYESGRLNLPFVGISTFGKNAYVEDWDAIEADFAVLGAPFDFGCQWRSGARFGPRSIREASTLFSFGHGGAYDHEDDVTYLDRDKVTIVDIGDADIIHTDTTGSHANIEFGVRRILKAGAVPIVLGGDHSVNIPCINAFDDQDPVHVVQIDAHLDFVDERHGVRFGHGNPMRRAAEKDYVTGMTQIGIRNVSSTAKEGYDDARRMGSDILSVRQARKLGTEGVLGRIPEGARYYVTIDIDAFDPSIAPGTGTPSHGGFLYYDILEILDGLTKRGDVVGVDLVEVAPDYDPTGSTAILAAQILMNFIGRIHHNRTA is encoded by the coding sequence GTGTCTCACGGGTATGAAAGCGGGCGGTTGAATCTGCCTTTTGTCGGTATCTCAACCTTTGGCAAAAACGCCTATGTTGAGGACTGGGATGCGATTGAGGCAGACTTTGCTGTTCTGGGCGCACCATTTGACTTCGGCTGTCAGTGGCGGTCGGGCGCGCGGTTCGGCCCCCGGTCCATCCGGGAAGCCTCGACCCTGTTTTCGTTCGGCCATGGCGGAGCCTACGACCATGAGGATGACGTGACCTATCTGGACAGGGACAAGGTCACGATTGTCGATATCGGCGACGCGGATATCATCCACACGGACACCACAGGCAGCCACGCCAATATCGAGTTCGGTGTACGCAGGATCCTCAAGGCCGGCGCGGTGCCGATTGTTCTTGGGGGGGACCACTCGGTCAATATCCCCTGTATCAATGCCTTTGACGATCAGGACCCTGTTCATGTGGTTCAGATTGATGCACATCTGGATTTTGTCGACGAGCGGCATGGTGTCCGCTTTGGTCACGGCAATCCTATGCGCCGGGCGGCGGAAAAAGACTATGTGACCGGTATGACCCAGATCGGTATCCGCAATGTCTCTTCAACCGCAAAGGAAGGGTATGACGATGCACGGCGGATGGGCTCTGACATCCTGTCGGTGCGCCAGGCCCGCAAACTCGGCACCGAAGGCGTACTGGGCCGGATTCCGGAGGGTGCCCGGTATTACGTGACCATTGATATTGATGCCTTCGACCCGTCCATCGCGCCGGGAACCGGCACACCCAGCCATGGCGGGTTCCTCTATTATGATATTCTGGAGATTCTGGACGGTCTCACCAAACGTGGCGATGTTGTCGGTGTGGACCTGGTGGAAGTGGCCCCGGATTATGACCCGACCGGTTCAACCGCCATTCTTGCCGCCCAGATCCTGATGAATTTCATCGGCAGGATTCATCACAATCGGACGGCCTGA
- a CDS encoding mandelate racemase/muconate lactonizing enzyme family protein, with translation MKIRSIETFTNEFVCFTRVTTESGAQGWGQTSTYHADITAKVVHRQVAPYALGQDAFDIAHLMDIIPLREHKFPGSYLRRAMCGLDTALWDLRGKLEEKPVCALMGGAPGQVRAYASSMRRDITPEDEAVRLTRLRDEFGFDAFKFRVASECGRDVDEWPGRTEAIVPAMRKAMGDDIALLVDGNSGYSPRKAIEVGHMLEDNGISHFEEPCPYWEYEQTKEVTDALSIDVTGGEQDCELQNWRRMIDMRAVNVIQPDICYMGGMERTLEVARMADEAGLPCTPHCANLSLVTLFTMHLLRAIPNAGKYLEFSIEGADYYPWQQELFVQCPYGIKDGKAIVTDAPGWGIEINPDWLARSTYEVSYVDT, from the coding sequence ATGAAAATCCGCTCGATTGAAACATTCACCAATGAGTTTGTCTGCTTTACCCGTGTCACAACAGAGAGCGGCGCGCAGGGGTGGGGGCAGACGTCAACCTATCACGCGGATATCACAGCCAAGGTGGTTCACAGGCAGGTAGCACCCTATGCGCTGGGGCAGGATGCGTTTGATATTGCTCATCTGATGGACATCATCCCGCTGCGGGAACACAAGTTCCCTGGCTCCTATCTGAGACGGGCCATGTGCGGGCTTGATACAGCGCTGTGGGATCTGCGTGGAAAGCTTGAAGAAAAGCCTGTCTGTGCCCTGATGGGCGGAGCACCGGGACAGGTCCGCGCCTACGCCTCATCCATGCGGCGCGATATCACCCCTGAGGATGAAGCCGTCCGTCTGACCCGCCTGCGGGACGAATTCGGCTTTGATGCTTTCAAGTTCCGTGTGGCGTCTGAATGCGGTCGCGATGTGGACGAATGGCCGGGCCGGACAGAGGCTATCGTGCCTGCCATGCGCAAGGCTATGGGGGATGATATTGCCCTGCTTGTTGATGGCAATTCCGGTTATTCACCCCGGAAGGCCATCGAGGTTGGCCATATGCTGGAGGATAACGGCATTTCTCACTTCGAGGAGCCGTGTCCTTATTGGGAATATGAGCAGACCAAAGAGGTCACTGACGCACTGTCGATTGATGTCACAGGCGGCGAGCAGGATTGTGAGCTGCAGAACTGGCGGCGGATGATTGACATGCGGGCCGTGAACGTGATCCAGCCTGATATCTGCTATATGGGGGGTATGGAACGGACGCTGGAGGTCGCCCGGATGGCTGATGAGGCAGGCCTGCCCTGTACACCACACTGTGCCAACCTGTCTCTTGTGACCCTGTTCACTATGCACCTTCTTCGAGCCATCCCGAACGCGGGTAAATATCTGGAATTTTCCATTGAGGGCGCAGATTATTATCCCTGGCAGCAGGAGCTTTTTGTTCAATGTCCTTATGGGATTAAGGATGGAAAGGCCATTGTCACAGATGCGCCGGGCTGGGGAATCGAAATAAATCCGGACTGGTTGGCTCGTTCCACTTATGAAGTCAGCTACGTGGATACCTGA
- a CDS encoding alpha/beta hydrolase, with protein sequence MLFITNRFPTQSIKSRTNRKFDFDLKNNAPSNSVFFCRKNGDASYTEIGSLPFLAEIKASSYRQILLYVHGFSNLPDDVFSAAEEFQKLCDKAKKNEVLVIPLIWPCDGDLGVVQDYWDDQKAADQSAYSFARVLEKFISWRNSDKYNSEDDPCLKRINMLSHSMGNRVLRGALKAWDKYDLSRGVPMIFRNTFMIAADVVNESLHEGESGELICHASRNVVVYYASDDLALRASKAANLKNKIASRRLGHTGPEDIDKTPKNVYQVDCDDINTLYDTPKGHSYFRSGRKKGQPGVVFDHIFSCLLTGRVVPEDKAQRSTILKHPD encoded by the coding sequence ATGCTGTTCATCACCAATCGGTTTCCGACGCAAAGTATCAAGTCGCGCACCAACAGAAAGTTCGATTTCGACCTGAAAAACAACGCGCCCAGCAATTCGGTCTTTTTCTGCCGCAAGAATGGGGATGCGTCCTATACGGAGATTGGCAGTCTTCCCTTTCTCGCGGAGATAAAAGCGTCTTCCTATCGGCAGATCCTGCTCTATGTTCACGGCTTCTCCAACCTGCCGGACGACGTGTTCTCAGCTGCGGAAGAGTTTCAGAAACTCTGTGACAAAGCGAAAAAGAACGAGGTTCTGGTCATTCCGCTGATCTGGCCTTGCGATGGGGATCTGGGCGTCGTGCAGGATTACTGGGACGACCAGAAGGCAGCAGACCAGAGCGCCTATTCCTTTGCCCGTGTTCTTGAGAAATTCATCAGCTGGCGGAACTCGGACAAGTATAACAGCGAAGACGATCCGTGCCTGAAACGCATCAACATGCTGTCCCATTCCATGGGCAACCGTGTTCTGCGCGGCGCACTGAAAGCCTGGGACAAATATGATCTGTCTCGCGGTGTGCCGATGATCTTCCGGAACACCTTTATGATTGCGGCTGACGTTGTGAATGAAAGCCTGCATGAAGGTGAGAGCGGTGAACTGATCTGCCACGCATCGCGCAATGTCGTGGTTTATTATGCCTCTGACGATCTGGCACTCAGAGCCAGCAAGGCCGCCAATCTGAAAAACAAGATCGCCTCCCGCAGACTGGGACATACCGGGCCTGAAGACATCGATAAGACGCCGAAAAACGTCTATCAGGTGGATTGCGACGACATCAACACACTTTATGACACTCCGAAAGGCCATTCCTACTTCCGCTCCGGCCGCAAGAAAGGCCAGCCGGGCGTGGTCTTCGACCATATCTTCTCATGTCTGCTGACAGGCCGGGTCGTCCCGGAAGACAAGGCCCAACGGTCAACAATCCTCAAGCATCCTGATTAG
- a CDS encoding alcohol dehydrogenase family protein, whose product MTSPLPDTMAAVLLTGHGGLDKLVYRTDVPVPKPGPGDVIVKVGACGLNNTDVNTRTGWYSPQVTDGITDEGGSQGFDEADDNCGTWGSGSLTFPRIQGADVAGSIVAVGDGVSTSRIGERVIIDPWLLGHGDWQNPEHSDYFGSECDGGFAEYTRVRSANALSITTDQTDAELATYPCAYTTAENLVARTSLRPGETVVIAGASGGVGSAAIQLCRLRGARVIGIASQAKADLLCELGAETIIDRNTDRLGDAIREVAKGPVDVALDVVGGETSLSLIDALRQGGRYSSSGCISGPIVSFDLRQLIYKDLQLTGATICPPGTMARITRLIETGNLRPLLAATYPLEKLADAQDAFMSKRHVGNIVVVP is encoded by the coding sequence ATGACATCACCTCTCCCCGACACAATGGCTGCTGTACTGTTGACCGGACATGGCGGCCTGGACAAGCTGGTCTACCGCACAGACGTGCCGGTGCCTAAACCCGGCCCCGGTGATGTTATTGTGAAGGTTGGTGCCTGCGGGCTGAACAATACAGATGTGAATACGCGCACCGGCTGGTATTCCCCCCAGGTGACCGATGGCATTACCGATGAGGGCGGCAGTCAGGGGTTTGATGAGGCGGATGATAACTGCGGCACATGGGGCAGCGGCTCACTCACCTTCCCGCGCATTCAGGGGGCCGATGTAGCCGGTTCCATTGTTGCCGTAGGTGACGGTGTCAGCACCAGCCGCATTGGTGAGCGGGTGATTATCGATCCCTGGCTTCTTGGTCATGGTGACTGGCAGAACCCGGAGCACTCGGACTATTTCGGCTCGGAATGCGATGGCGGATTTGCAGAATACACACGTGTGCGGTCTGCCAATGCCTTATCCATCACCACCGACCAGACTGACGCGGAACTGGCCACCTACCCTTGCGCCTATACAACAGCAGAAAACCTTGTGGCCAGAACCAGCCTCCGGCCCGGAGAAACCGTGGTGATCGCCGGTGCGTCAGGTGGCGTCGGCTCCGCAGCCATCCAGCTCTGCCGCCTGCGTGGCGCTCGGGTGATCGGCATCGCATCTCAGGCAAAAGCAGACCTACTCTGTGAGCTGGGCGCAGAAACCATTATCGACCGGAATACGGACCGGCTGGGCGATGCCATCCGGGAGGTCGCAAAAGGCCCTGTCGATGTTGCTCTCGATGTGGTGGGTGGAGAGACGTCCCTCAGCCTGATCGACGCTCTGCGCCAGGGTGGTCGCTACTCAAGCTCCGGCTGCATATCTGGACCAATCGTCTCTTTTGACCTTCGCCAGCTGATCTACAAGGATCTGCAGCTGACCGGCGCGACCATCTGCCCGCCCGGCACCATGGCCCGCATCACCCGCCTGATCGAAACCGGAAACCTGCGCCCCCTTCTGGCAGCCACTTACCCTCTTGAGAAACTGGCAGACGCACAGGACGCTTTCATGAGCAAGCGCCATGTGGGGAATATTGTTGTGGTGCCGTGA
- a CDS encoding cupin domain-containing protein, whose translation MVRETHSAPHALGDDMRQLRKARGLTLTDLSDLCGKSVSFLSKIERDLANPSLTALQEIAAALNVSTGWFFQNERPVPEEERAFVVRADNRRRLTYAPASSTDFWGFEDYLLSANLDGDLVMAMSRYAPGSSTGDDLYTHKGEEAGFVLSGTFELTLGEQVFLLNAGDSFSFPSTTPHRFHNPGTVETIIIWANTPISLKP comes from the coding sequence ATGGTGCGTGAAACCCATTCAGCACCTCATGCCCTGGGGGACGATATGCGCCAGCTCCGCAAGGCGCGCGGCCTGACGCTCACGGATCTGTCTGACCTGTGCGGCAAGTCTGTCAGTTTTCTCTCCAAAATTGAACGTGACCTGGCCAATCCGTCTCTCACGGCCCTGCAGGAGATTGCAGCGGCGCTCAATGTCTCGACCGGCTGGTTTTTCCAGAATGAACGTCCTGTTCCGGAAGAAGAGCGGGCCTTTGTAGTGCGGGCAGATAATCGCCGCAGGCTGACCTACGCTCCGGCCAGCTCCACGGATTTCTGGGGCTTTGAAGACTATCTGCTGTCTGCCAATCTGGATGGGGATCTGGTTATGGCCATGTCGCGCTATGCGCCGGGCAGCTCCACCGGCGATGATCTTTACACGCACAAGGGTGAGGAAGCCGGCTTTGTCCTGAGCGGCACCTTCGAATTGACCCTCGGCGAGCAGGTGTTTCTTCTCAACGCGGGTGACAGCTTTTCATTCCCCAGCACCACCCCTCACCGCTTCCACAATCCGGGGACGGTGGAGACCATTATCATCTGGGCCAATACGCCCATTTCACTGAAGCCCTAG
- a CDS encoding mandelate racemase/muconate lactonizing enzyme family protein, which produces MKITRISVYQARLPYVGGTYVWGRNQPLTVALSTVVTIETDAGLTGCGESCPIGSTYLAAYGEGIPAAVSLMAPALIGEDPRELHRVERLMDQALKGHPYAKSAIDAACWEILGKAVGLPVCVLLGGRLTDGAPMYRVVPQKGLEETAAELNAYRQAGYRQFQIKVGGDWVRDIDNILQAASLLQPGENAYADANTGWTVNEAVKVVHAVRDTGIMIEQPCMTYEECLHVRARTDLPMKLDECVTDMRAAQRIVTDRAAEVVCLKISNLGGLTKARRVRDYLMENGLSVVSEDTWGGEITTAAVSHFAASTPSELLYNTTDLHNYVVGTTGLPGPHTENGNLYASTEPGLGVELDYETLGEPVVVFGG; this is translated from the coding sequence GTGAAAATAACCAGAATTTCGGTCTATCAGGCCCGGTTGCCTTATGTGGGTGGCACTTATGTCTGGGGGCGCAACCAGCCTCTGACCGTAGCGCTTTCAACGGTTGTCACAATAGAGACCGATGCGGGGCTGACGGGATGCGGGGAATCCTGCCCCATCGGCAGCACGTATCTGGCCGCTTACGGGGAGGGGATCCCGGCCGCTGTCAGCCTGATGGCGCCGGCCCTGATTGGTGAAGATCCGCGGGAGCTGCATCGGGTAGAACGGCTTATGGACCAGGCCCTGAAGGGCCACCCTTATGCAAAATCGGCTATTGATGCGGCCTGTTGGGAGATTCTGGGCAAGGCCGTTGGCCTGCCTGTCTGTGTTCTGCTGGGCGGGCGGCTGACCGATGGCGCGCCCATGTACAGGGTGGTGCCGCAAAAAGGTCTTGAGGAAACCGCAGCCGAACTGAACGCTTATCGTCAGGCAGGCTATCGCCAGTTTCAGATCAAGGTGGGTGGCGACTGGGTCCGGGATATCGACAATATCCTGCAGGCCGCAAGCCTGTTGCAGCCCGGCGAGAACGCTTATGCGGATGCCAATACGGGCTGGACAGTGAATGAGGCTGTCAAAGTGGTCCACGCGGTCCGCGACACGGGCATCATGATCGAGCAACCCTGCATGACCTACGAGGAATGTCTGCACGTACGCGCCCGCACGGATCTGCCTATGAAGCTTGATGAATGCGTCACCGACATGCGTGCGGCACAAAGAATAGTGACAGATCGCGCGGCTGAAGTGGTCTGCCTGAAAATCTCAAATCTTGGCGGGCTCACCAAAGCAAGACGAGTGCGGGATTATCTGATGGAAAATGGCCTGTCTGTCGTCTCGGAAGATACCTGGGGCGGAGAAATCACCACTGCTGCCGTGTCCCATTTCGCAGCCTCCACTCCGTCGGAACTTCTCTACAACACCACCGATCTCCACAACTACGTGGTCGGCACCACAGGCCTGCCCGGCCCACACACGGAAAACGGCAACCTCTACGCTTCAACAGAACCGGGCCTTGGTGTGGAACTCGACTATGAAACACTCGGGGAGCCTGTGGTGGTATTTGGCGGGTGA
- a CDS encoding sigma-54-dependent transcriptional regulator has product MEALKNYAVILIDDEEDVRQSTGQVLELQDIDVLSFARAERAVARLGRSFDGAVVSDIRMSGMDGLQLLAAVQNIDHEIPVILITGHGDIAQAVKAIQSGAYDYIEKPALVDRLPQAIKKACRLRHLVLEKRAMERTLEATDPLELVLIGRSAPMEQVRQQVDALSDSSLSVHLTGETGTGKELVARTIHENSDRKDYPFVAVNLVSLQSASIEVELFGCEAGAFPGAIRTRIGRLEHARNGTLFLDKIESVPLPVQAKLLRVLEEGCVQRVGSHERIPLDTRIISSSNADLDHLVDTGAFRKDLLYRLAVIKLAIPPLRDRREDIPRLFQHLVNTSALRMQRPAPTIAAETLSALMEQTWEGNVRELRNAADRLVMGFSPLEEPYEAASDETLADALLQQEKVVIARTLAEKNGDLKETYEALGLSRKTLYEKMQRHNLNRDDFRG; this is encoded by the coding sequence TGGAAGCTCTGAAGAACTATGCTGTCATTCTGATTGACGATGAAGAGGACGTTCGTCAATCGACCGGGCAAGTGCTGGAGTTGCAGGACATTGATGTTCTGTCTTTTGCCAGGGCTGAAAGAGCTGTTGCCCGCCTTGGCAGAAGCTTTGATGGTGCAGTTGTGTCCGACATAAGGATGTCCGGCATGGATGGCCTGCAGCTTCTTGCGGCCGTGCAGAACATCGACCATGAAATTCCAGTTATTCTGATTACCGGTCATGGCGATATCGCCCAGGCTGTAAAGGCCATTCAAAGCGGGGCTTATGATTACATAGAGAAGCCAGCGCTGGTTGACCGCCTGCCCCAGGCCATCAAAAAAGCGTGCCGCCTGCGCCATCTGGTTCTTGAGAAGCGTGCTATGGAAAGGACGCTGGAAGCAACGGACCCTCTTGAGCTCGTATTGATTGGACGGTCCGCTCCCATGGAGCAGGTGCGCCAGCAGGTCGACGCTCTGTCGGATTCATCACTGAGTGTTCATCTCACCGGTGAAACAGGAACCGGCAAGGAACTCGTGGCCCGTACAATCCATGAGAATTCCGACCGCAAGGACTATCCGTTCGTCGCCGTCAATCTGGTCTCGCTGCAAAGCGCCTCCATCGAGGTCGAGCTCTTCGGGTGCGAGGCTGGAGCCTTTCCCGGCGCTATAAGAACGCGCATAGGGCGACTTGAGCATGCCCGGAATGGCACACTGTTTCTGGACAAGATCGAGTCCGTACCGCTTCCCGTTCAGGCCAAGCTTCTGCGCGTTCTGGAAGAGGGTTGCGTTCAGCGGGTCGGATCTCACGAACGGATTCCGCTTGATACCCGCATTATCAGCTCTTCCAATGCGGATCTGGATCATCTGGTGGACACCGGAGCATTCCGGAAGGACCTGCTTTATCGTCTTGCGGTCATAAAGCTTGCCATCCCGCCATTGCGAGACAGGCGGGAAGATATCCCCCGTCTGTTCCAGCATCTGGTCAACACATCTGCCCTGCGGATGCAGCGACCGGCTCCGACAATTGCAGCTGAGACGCTGTCCGCTCTCATGGAACAGACCTGGGAAGGGAATGTACGCGAACTCCGTAATGCCGCAGACAGGCTGGTCATGGGCTTTTCTCCACTGGAAGAGCCTTATGAAGCCGCATCCGACGAGACACTCGCAGATGCCCTGCTCCAGCAGGAAAAGGTCGTGATCGCCAGAACTCTGGCAGAAAAGAACGGCGATCTGAAAGAGACCTACGAAGCCCTGGGTCTATCCCGCAAGACTCTCTATGAAAAAATGCAGCGCCATAATCTCAACCGGGATGATTTCCGGGGATAA